The proteins below are encoded in one region of Candidatus Saccharimonadales bacterium:
- a CDS encoding vitamin B12-dependent ribonucleotide reductase has protein sequence MDSIDTGLGLKRHFTTKGVHPYTEVEWDRRDARITSYIDGKVAFEQKDVEFPVSWSQNATNIVAQKYFSGTPGESDRENSLRQLIDRVADTITTHGLEKHYFTDEEESEVFNHELKHLLVHQKAAFNSPVWFNIGVKNRSQQASACFILAVEDTMESILNWYTEEGMIFKGGSGAGINISSIRSSEEGLSSSGGKASGPVSFMRGADSIAGTIKSGGKTRRAAKMVILNVDHPDVEEFITLKAREEDKIRALREAGFDVDFDGRDTVSIQYQNANNSVRVSDDFMRAVEADGDWELKAVKDGQTVKTVKARELWQSTAQAAWECADPGLQFDTTINHWHTASNTGRINGSNPCSEYMHLDNSACNLASLNLLKFQPEGEAFDVASYKQAIEILFTAQEILVGYSSYPTDSIAQTAYDFRQLGLGYANLGALLMALGLPYDSEEGRAWAATLTGIMTGHAYATSARLARRVGPFAGYEKNREPMLKVLQQHREEVMKINPSLVPEELHSSAQAVWDEAVEQGKLHGVRNSQATVLAPTGTIGFMMDCDTTGVEPDLGLVKLKKLVGGGTMSIVNQTVPRALKNLGFNPTQVEDIIAYIDENKSIIGAPHIRPEHLPVFACSMGDNTIHYEGHIRMMGAVQPFISGAISKTVNMPEEASVEDVAEMHMLSWKLGLKAVAIYRDNCKVAQPLSMAKKEEKPANGPSATTPAAEAEKNEKSSEGFVVKTPVRRKLPRSRAARTFEFSVGGSKGFFTVGEYEDGKVGELFISMAKQGSTMSGLMDAFAISISNGLQYGVPLKFYVRKYMSMSFAPSGMTDDPEVPMASSVMDYIFRRLGLEYLPWEDRKELGFNVEAAEVEAQTTLAVDEPADEVPVVAPESPSVSEGAYGAGTPAGNPIAQESSRTQANPVQVKGATNDAPLCYNCGNVTVRSGSCHVCTACGTTTGCS, from the coding sequence ATGGACTCTATCGACACTGGGCTCGGGCTCAAACGACATTTTACAACTAAGGGCGTACACCCTTATACGGAGGTGGAGTGGGACCGCCGTGACGCTCGGATTACGAGTTACATCGATGGCAAGGTGGCTTTCGAACAGAAAGACGTTGAATTTCCCGTCAGTTGGAGTCAGAACGCCACTAACATCGTGGCACAGAAATATTTTTCCGGTACACCAGGCGAGAGCGACCGAGAAAACTCCTTGCGACAGCTGATCGACCGGGTGGCTGACACCATAACTACGCACGGCCTAGAGAAGCACTACTTTACCGACGAGGAGGAGTCTGAGGTCTTCAACCATGAGCTAAAGCACCTGTTAGTTCATCAGAAAGCGGCTTTTAACTCACCGGTTTGGTTTAATATCGGAGTGAAGAATCGCTCACAGCAGGCCAGCGCCTGCTTTATCCTCGCTGTCGAGGATACGATGGAGTCGATTCTGAACTGGTATACCGAAGAGGGCATGATCTTTAAGGGTGGTTCGGGCGCCGGGATTAATATCAGCTCGATTCGCTCCAGTGAAGAAGGTCTGAGCTCCAGTGGTGGTAAGGCCTCCGGTCCGGTCAGTTTCATGCGTGGGGCCGACTCGATTGCCGGTACGATTAAATCAGGCGGTAAGACTCGCCGTGCCGCCAAGATGGTGATACTGAACGTCGACCACCCGGATGTAGAAGAGTTCATCACCCTAAAAGCTCGTGAGGAAGACAAGATTCGGGCGTTGCGAGAGGCCGGTTTCGACGTCGACTTTGACGGTCGTGATACCGTATCGATTCAGTATCAGAACGCCAACAACTCGGTGCGCGTTTCTGATGACTTCATGCGTGCTGTGGAAGCAGACGGCGACTGGGAACTGAAAGCTGTCAAAGACGGTCAGACGGTTAAGACGGTTAAAGCTCGGGAACTCTGGCAGTCGACCGCTCAAGCGGCATGGGAATGTGCCGACCCAGGGCTGCAGTTCGATACCACTATTAACCACTGGCATACTGCCAGTAACACCGGCCGTATTAACGGCTCTAACCCATGTAGTGAGTACATGCACCTTGATAACTCGGCCTGTAACTTAGCCAGCCTTAACCTCTTGAAGTTCCAGCCGGAGGGCGAAGCTTTCGATGTCGCTAGCTATAAGCAAGCGATCGAAATCCTCTTTACTGCTCAGGAAATCCTAGTTGGCTACTCTAGCTATCCGACCGATAGTATCGCCCAGACCGCTTACGACTTCCGCCAGCTGGGCTTAGGCTATGCTAACCTCGGTGCCCTACTGATGGCACTCGGTCTACCATACGATTCTGAGGAAGGTCGTGCTTGGGCCGCTACGTTAACCGGTATTATGACCGGTCACGCCTATGCAACCAGCGCACGGTTAGCTCGTCGGGTCGGTCCATTCGCCGGCTATGAGAAGAACCGTGAGCCGATGCTGAAGGTGTTGCAGCAGCACCGGGAAGAGGTGATGAAGATTAACCCTAGCCTCGTACCGGAAGAGCTACACAGTAGTGCTCAGGCTGTCTGGGATGAAGCGGTCGAGCAGGGTAAACTACACGGCGTGCGTAACTCCCAGGCTACAGTACTGGCCCCGACCGGTACGATCGGTTTCATGATGGACTGTGATACTACCGGAGTTGAGCCAGATCTAGGTCTGGTTAAGCTGAAGAAGTTAGTTGGTGGTGGAACGATGAGTATCGTCAATCAGACGGTACCGCGCGCCCTGAAAAATCTCGGTTTCAATCCGACTCAGGTCGAGGATATTATCGCCTACATCGATGAGAACAAGTCGATTATCGGCGCGCCGCATATTCGACCGGAGCACCTACCGGTATTTGCCTGCTCAATGGGGGACAACACTATCCACTACGAGGGTCACATTCGGATGATGGGGGCGGTTCAGCCGTTTATCAGCGGAGCCATCTCGAAGACGGTTAATATGCCAGAAGAGGCCAGTGTGGAGGATGTAGCTGAGATGCACATGCTCTCTTGGAAGCTCGGCCTCAAGGCGGTAGCGATCTACCGGGATAACTGTAAGGTAGCTCAGCCGCTTTCGATGGCTAAGAAAGAGGAGAAGCCGGCGAATGGACCGAGTGCGACTACTCCGGCCGCAGAGGCTGAGAAGAACGAGAAGAGTAGTGAAGGGTTCGTAGTAAAAACTCCGGTCCGCCGTAAACTACCTCGTTCACGAGCGGCTCGTACTTTTGAGTTTAGTGTCGGTGGCTCCAAAGGCTTCTTCACGGTTGGTGAGTATGAGGATGGTAAAGTTGGAGAGCTGTTCATTAGCATGGCTAAGCAAGGCTCGACCATGAGCGGACTGATGGATGCTTTCGCTATCTCGATCAGTAACGGCTTACAGTATGGTGTGCCACTGAAGTTCTATGTGCGTAAGTATATGAGTATGAGCTTTGCACCGAGCGGCATGACGGATGACCCAGAAGTACCGATGGCTAGCTCAGTGATGGACTACATCTTCCGTCGCCTAGGGCTCGAGTACCTACCCTGGGAAGACCGTAAGGAGCTGGGCTTTAACGTCGAAGCGGCCGAAGTGGAGGCTCAAACTACTCTAGCTGTGGACGAGCCGGCCGATGAAGTGCCAGTGGTCGCGCCGGAATCCCCCAGTGTTAGCGAAGGAGCTTATGGCGCCGGTACACCGGCCGGTAACCCGATCGCTCAAGAGAGCAGCCGCACGCAGGCAAATCCGGTTCAGGTTAAAGGTGCGACCAACGATGCACCGCTGTGTTACAACTGTGGTAACGTCACAGTTCGTTCTGGCAGCTGTCACGTCTGTACCGCTTGCGGTACCACTACCGGCTGCAGCTAG
- the ftsZ gene encoding cell division protein FtsZ, which produces MPEVVPNVETFARIKVMGIGGGGGSALNRMIASGVDNVEFVAVNTDAQALDNSQAVTKLHIGKSTTRGLGAGADPEVGLSAAQESKEEIQAALQGADMVFVMTCMGGGTGSGAGPIVAEVAREMGILTVGFATRPFAFEGEKRRANADGAIERLRKHVDTLITIPNDRLLQTIDRKTPLLDAFSVVDDVLRQGVQGISDLITVHGLINLDFADVKAIMSNAGSALMGIGRASGEDRATVAAREAIESPLLEVSIDGARGVLFNVTGGRDMAMHEINEAAETITAAVDPDANIIFGATIDEALDGELRITVIATGFDTPPESRDVSGLAYFNKPNEGIVSDADIASADISLDDEDDEENESTSTPDTPAADVWSFSEEDDDFDVPAFVRNRKKKRKDDKDDKAK; this is translated from the coding sequence ATGCCAGAAGTAGTACCAAATGTAGAGACTTTTGCCCGGATTAAGGTAATGGGTATCGGCGGAGGTGGCGGTTCGGCTTTAAACCGGATGATTGCCTCGGGAGTAGATAATGTCGAGTTTGTGGCGGTTAACACCGACGCTCAGGCGCTGGATAATTCACAGGCTGTGACTAAGCTGCATATCGGTAAATCCACTACTCGTGGTCTCGGAGCTGGCGCCGACCCAGAAGTCGGTCTAAGTGCCGCTCAGGAATCGAAAGAAGAGATACAGGCCGCCTTACAGGGGGCAGACATGGTGTTTGTCATGACCTGCATGGGTGGTGGGACTGGGAGTGGTGCCGGGCCGATCGTGGCCGAAGTAGCTCGTGAGATGGGTATTCTCACCGTCGGTTTCGCCACTCGTCCGTTTGCTTTTGAGGGTGAGAAGCGGCGAGCCAATGCCGATGGGGCCATCGAGCGCTTGCGTAAACATGTCGATACCTTGATTACGATCCCCAACGATCGCTTACTACAGACGATCGATCGCAAGACACCACTACTGGATGCCTTTTCCGTCGTCGATGATGTTTTGCGGCAGGGAGTACAGGGAATCTCCGATCTTATTACCGTTCACGGATTGATTAACCTCGATTTTGCTGATGTGAAGGCAATCATGAGTAATGCCGGCTCGGCGCTAATGGGTATCGGGCGGGCTAGCGGGGAGGATAGAGCAACTGTCGCGGCTCGCGAAGCTATCGAGTCACCACTACTTGAGGTGTCAATCGACGGGGCTCGTGGTGTGCTCTTCAATGTCACTGGTGGCCGCGATATGGCAATGCATGAGATTAACGAAGCAGCTGAAACTATCACCGCCGCTGTCGACCCAGACGCCAACATCATCTTTGGAGCCACTATTGATGAGGCACTGGATGGTGAACTGCGCATTACCGTGATCGCTACTGGCTTCGACACTCCGCCTGAATCACGCGACGTCAGTGGACTGGCCTACTTTAATAAGCCAAACGAAGGTATCGTTAGTGACGCTGATATCGCTAGTGCCGATATCAGCCTGGATGATGAGGACGACGAGGAGAACGAGTCTACGTCAACGCCTGATACACCCGCGGCGGATGTCTGGTCTTTCTCGGAAGAGGACGATGATTTCGACGTTCCGGCCTTCGTACGTAACCGGAAGAAAAAGCGCAAGGACGATAAGGACGACAAAGCTAAGTAG
- the ileS gene encoding isoleucine--tRNA ligase, with the protein MQFQSGSRRPAVEYERDLVAYWREANIFAKSVAQRPKEDAYVFYDGPPFITGVPHHGTLLSSIVKDAVPRYQTMKGRRVERKWGWDCHGLPAEVFTEQKLGIVDKRDIGTKISLEEYIVTCRDNMVATGDLWESTIERIGRWVDFRGAYKTMDRDYMESVWWAFKTLHDKGKIYEGERVLLYCTRDATPISKAEVAMDNSYQEVTDPSVYVKFKLTDREAYLLAWTTTPWTLPANTAVAVHRDVEYTEVEVDGQHLILASDLVDKVLTNEKHETLAYQKVATFKGSELVGSHYEPLFEDRGERAQQIWHADYVGTEDGTGIVHLAPAYGEEDFELAQTEGFPLVSNIDENGFYMNGEWEGQQVWEANKSIARELHERGIVWKIDYIRHSYPHCHRCGTKLMYRAHPSWFIDIDGQRQRMLEQNEDINWFPAHIKHGRFTKTVESAPDWNISRDRFWATAMPVWKGINADGQEQVKVVGSYAELKELSGVELEDYHRPWVDAVTFELDGVEYKRIDKVLDCWFESGSMPFAQFHYPFENKQKFEDSFPGDFIAEYVGQVRAWFYYLHAVSVGLFDEKAFSNVIVTGTLAGNDGRKMSKSFNNFTDPNDLMDQFSADALRLLLLSSPVLAGEDFALIEKDVGDVQRKLNMIWNMYDFFTMYAEVDGWEWDGSLDDPSAAVAHPLDGWILSRVHATIQTVDARMDEYDLPNAVKPLLELIEDMSNWYVRRSRKRFWKSEDDGDKAAAYRTLHYSLTQLSLIMAPFTPFLAEELYRKLTGGESVHLLDWPVVGKVDESTLERMNLLREVVKEGLAQRANAGLKVRQPLARVEISGAPVGLTQNEDVSDYLAILYDELNVKAHTLTTGGEQLVVRIDTKLTPELRREGMMREVVRHVQQLRKTSGFNVDDRIKLWLVSADTELARAIEEHTATIKAETLAEELVTADISGDITLVKVEDRELEVRLEQR; encoded by the coding sequence ATGCAGTTTCAATCGGGCAGCCGACGTCCAGCAGTCGAGTACGAACGTGACCTTGTCGCCTACTGGCGGGAGGCTAATATATTTGCGAAGTCTGTCGCTCAACGACCAAAGGAAGATGCCTATGTTTTCTATGACGGACCGCCGTTTATTACCGGCGTGCCACACCACGGGACTCTACTGAGCTCGATCGTTAAAGACGCCGTGCCACGCTATCAGACGATGAAAGGCCGGCGGGTAGAGCGTAAATGGGGCTGGGACTGTCACGGTTTACCGGCGGAAGTCTTTACCGAGCAAAAACTGGGCATTGTCGATAAGCGGGATATCGGGACCAAGATATCTTTAGAAGAGTATATCGTGACCTGTAGGGATAATATGGTAGCGACCGGAGACTTGTGGGAGTCGACGATTGAGCGGATCGGTCGTTGGGTCGACTTCCGTGGCGCGTACAAGACGATGGATCGAGACTATATGGAGTCGGTCTGGTGGGCCTTTAAGACCCTGCACGATAAAGGCAAGATCTATGAGGGTGAACGGGTGCTGCTCTACTGTACGCGGGACGCGACACCGATATCTAAAGCCGAAGTCGCAATGGATAACTCCTATCAAGAGGTAACCGATCCCAGTGTATACGTTAAATTTAAGCTAACCGATCGGGAGGCTTATTTACTGGCCTGGACTACCACTCCTTGGACACTGCCGGCTAACACGGCCGTAGCTGTGCACCGGGACGTCGAGTACACGGAAGTTGAGGTCGATGGCCAGCATTTGATACTGGCGAGCGATTTAGTGGATAAGGTGCTGACAAATGAAAAACACGAGACGTTAGCGTATCAGAAAGTCGCTACCTTTAAGGGTAGCGAGTTGGTGGGTAGTCACTACGAGCCGCTGTTTGAGGATAGAGGGGAGCGAGCCCAGCAAATTTGGCACGCCGATTATGTCGGTACCGAAGACGGTACGGGTATCGTGCATTTAGCGCCCGCCTACGGTGAAGAAGACTTTGAATTAGCCCAAACGGAAGGTTTCCCGCTGGTCTCAAACATCGATGAGAACGGTTTCTATATGAATGGTGAATGGGAGGGTCAGCAGGTCTGGGAGGCCAATAAGTCGATCGCTCGTGAACTTCATGAGCGCGGTATAGTATGGAAGATAGATTATATCCGTCACTCCTACCCCCACTGTCATCGCTGTGGTACTAAGCTAATGTATCGAGCTCATCCTAGCTGGTTCATTGATATCGATGGTCAGCGCCAGCGGATGCTGGAGCAGAACGAGGACATCAACTGGTTTCCCGCTCATATCAAACACGGTCGTTTCACTAAGACCGTAGAGAGCGCACCGGACTGGAACATTTCCCGTGATCGCTTCTGGGCAACGGCAATGCCGGTCTGGAAAGGTATTAACGCTGATGGTCAAGAACAGGTTAAGGTGGTCGGTAGCTATGCGGAGTTAAAGGAGCTGAGCGGAGTAGAGTTGGAGGATTATCACCGGCCTTGGGTCGATGCAGTGACGTTTGAGCTAGACGGCGTAGAGTATAAGCGGATCGATAAGGTGCTCGACTGCTGGTTTGAATCCGGCTCGATGCCGTTTGCGCAGTTTCACTATCCGTTTGAGAACAAGCAGAAGTTTGAGGACAGTTTCCCGGGCGATTTCATCGCCGAGTATGTCGGCCAAGTTCGGGCCTGGTTCTACTATCTGCATGCCGTTTCGGTTGGTCTATTTGATGAAAAAGCCTTCAGTAACGTCATCGTGACCGGTACCTTGGCTGGTAACGATGGACGTAAGATGAGTAAAAGTTTTAACAACTTTACCGACCCCAACGATTTGATGGACCAGTTTAGTGCCGATGCTTTGCGTCTCCTACTGCTCTCATCTCCAGTTCTAGCAGGGGAGGACTTTGCCCTGATCGAGAAAGATGTGGGCGATGTACAGCGTAAGTTGAATATGATCTGGAATATGTATGACTTCTTCACGATGTATGCTGAAGTCGATGGCTGGGAGTGGGATGGCAGCTTAGACGATCCATCGGCCGCAGTAGCTCATCCGTTAGATGGCTGGATATTAAGTCGGGTTCACGCCACCATACAGACGGTAGACGCCCGAATGGACGAGTATGATCTGCCGAATGCGGTGAAGCCGCTGTTGGAACTAATTGAGGATATGAGTAACTGGTATGTACGTCGTTCTCGCAAGCGCTTTTGGAAGAGTGAAGATGACGGGGATAAGGCGGCGGCCTATCGGACCCTGCACTACAGCTTAACTCAGCTAAGTCTGATAATGGCCCCCTTTACGCCGTTTCTAGCCGAAGAACTATACCGTAAGTTGACTGGAGGAGAGAGCGTGCACCTGCTGGACTGGCCAGTGGTCGGTAAGGTAGATGAGTCGACTCTAGAGCGAATGAATCTACTGCGCGAGGTAGTAAAGGAGGGACTGGCCCAACGGGCTAATGCTGGGCTTAAAGTGCGGCAGCCGTTGGCGAGGGTGGAGATAAGTGGGGCTCCGGTGGGGCTGACCCAAAATGAAGATGTGAGCGACTATTTGGCGATTCTCTACGATGAGCTGAACGTTAAAGCCCACACCTTGACTACCGGTGGTGAGCAGTTAGTAGTGCGAATAGATACTAAGCTTACACCGGAGCTAAGACGGGAAGGAATGATGCGGGAGGTGGTGCGCCACGTGCAGCAACTGCGTAAAACTTCCGGGTTTAATGTAGATGATCGGATTAAACTTTGGCTGGTTAGTGCCGATACAGAACTTGCCCGAGCCATCGAAGAGCACACCGCTACGATAAAGGCCGAAACTTTAGCTGAGGAGTTAGTGACAGCCGATATTAGCGGCGATATCACCCTGGTTAAGGTTGAGGATAGGGAGTTAGAAGTACGGCTCGAGCAGAGGTAG
- the nrdR gene encoding transcriptional regulator NrdR codes for MKCVKCAHLDSKVVESRDIGDGSSIRRRRQCLKCDHRFTTYERVEVPYLMVVKKDGTSQLFDRTKLLSGLNKAIQKRPVSPQQLEELVDNVERAIHEGGETEVASTLVGEMVMERLMELDQVAYVRFASVYRSFADIASFEEELRRLKGGSRTY; via the coding sequence ATGAAATGTGTCAAGTGTGCTCATCTCGATTCCAAGGTAGTAGAGTCCCGCGATATTGGCGATGGTTCATCGATTCGCCGCCGCCGCCAGTGTTTAAAGTGCGATCACCGCTTTACTACCTATGAACGAGTCGAGGTACCTTATCTAATGGTGGTGAAGAAAGACGGTACTTCGCAGCTGTTTGACCGCACGAAATTGCTCTCAGGTCTAAATAAGGCGATTCAGAAACGGCCGGTCAGCCCGCAGCAACTGGAAGAGCTGGTGGATAATGTCGAACGGGCTATTCACGAGGGTGGCGAAACCGAAGTAGCTTCGACCTTGGTTGGAGAGATGGTGATGGAGCGGCTAATGGAGCTGGATCAGGTGGCCTATGTTCGTTTCGCTAGTGTTTACCGTAGTTTTGCCGATATAGCTAGTTTTGAGGAGGAGCTGCGGCGGCTGAAGGGGGGTTCTAGGACCTACTAA
- the map gene encoding type I methionyl aminopeptidase, with the protein MHPKTDKEIKAIRQSGRILNEVFAATRRELKSGMTTQELAAVVRREIAARDAEPVLLGYHGFPDVVCISVNQQVVHGIPGAYQLQADDLVSLDLCVGYQGMITDSAFTTVVGGVDKASSRVRRGLRATEEALFAGIEQVRPGVHIGDISQAIQRRLLRDGLGVVEDLVGHGVGHAVHEDPEIPNYGRAGAGPTLKSGMTVAIEPMATLGGKEVQLESDGWTISTQDRSLSMHFEHTVLVTPTGYEVLTG; encoded by the coding sequence GTGCATCCGAAGACAGATAAAGAGATTAAGGCTATTCGTCAAAGTGGTCGTATCCTCAACGAGGTGTTTGCCGCCACCCGGCGTGAACTAAAGTCAGGGATGACGACTCAGGAGTTGGCTGCAGTCGTGCGGCGAGAGATTGCCGCTCGGGATGCTGAGCCGGTACTGCTGGGCTATCATGGCTTTCCTGACGTGGTCTGTATCTCAGTGAACCAGCAGGTAGTCCACGGCATCCCCGGAGCTTACCAGCTGCAGGCGGATGATTTAGTTAGTCTCGATCTCTGTGTCGGTTACCAGGGGATGATTACCGATAGTGCTTTTACTACGGTAGTGGGAGGAGTCGATAAGGCTAGTTCTCGAGTGCGCCGGGGACTGCGAGCCACCGAGGAGGCCTTATTTGCCGGTATCGAGCAGGTGAGACCCGGGGTGCATATCGGTGATATTAGTCAGGCGATCCAGAGACGTTTACTGCGCGATGGACTTGGGGTGGTTGAGGATCTGGTTGGCCATGGGGTTGGCCATGCGGTTCATGAGGATCCGGAGATTCCTAACTACGGGCGGGCCGGGGCAGGCCCAACGCTCAAGAGTGGTATGACGGTCGCTATTGAGCCGATGGCGACGCTAGGAGGCAAGGAAGTGCAGTTGGAGTCAGACGGTTGGACTATCAGTACGCAAGATCGTTCACTGAGTATGCATTTTGAGCATACTGTGTTGGTCACCCCGACCGGCTACGAAGTCTTAACAGGGTAA
- the ftsA gene encoding cell division protein FtsA has translation MLSRYWRWRKHNLYERPKPTYNADKFMAQNKTSPVAVGIDLGSSAVRCVIGVHEEEAPAPSIIGVGVAPTNGIRKGVVHDVANTVSAITAAIDEAERISGVTISGATVGVNGQHLITASSRGIVAVGSANREITQEDIARVEEAATVMQLPPNREIIQIFPRNYTVDGQEHVKDPIGMSGMRLEVDTCLVTAATPFLKNTTRSVNQAGVTVNLHSATVLAAARTVANAQDKEIGCTVIDIGTNTTGVAVYEEGEVLHAAVIPVGAAHVTNDIAIGLRTEIETAEAIKLEHVDADPRTAHANEGFMVKELNGEMLNVTRAEVNEIAQARLQELFDLINRELGKVKRDGMLPGGALLCGGGANLTGIAELAKQQLRLPVHIKSPRGFSGIVDKIQNPEFATVIGLMLEDMQTDHAAHSTLNLSSIVGNLQGRWHDIFDRFR, from the coding sequence ATGCTCAGTCGATACTGGCGCTGGCGCAAGCATAACCTGTACGAACGGCCGAAACCCACGTATAATGCAGATAAATTTATGGCGCAAAACAAGACTTCACCAGTAGCAGTTGGCATCGATCTCGGTAGTAGTGCGGTGCGCTGTGTCATCGGAGTTCACGAAGAGGAGGCGCCAGCGCCGAGTATCATCGGTGTCGGGGTAGCTCCGACTAACGGTATACGTAAAGGGGTGGTGCACGATGTGGCTAACACAGTTAGTGCTATCACCGCTGCTATCGATGAAGCGGAGCGCATATCCGGGGTTACCATATCCGGGGCTACGGTGGGGGTAAACGGGCAACATTTAATAACCGCTAGCTCTCGAGGCATAGTGGCTGTCGGTAGTGCTAATCGCGAGATTACTCAGGAAGATATCGCCCGAGTCGAAGAGGCAGCCACCGTGATGCAGCTGCCACCAAATCGCGAGATTATTCAGATTTTTCCCCGTAATTATACCGTCGATGGTCAGGAGCACGTGAAGGATCCGATTGGTATGAGCGGTATGCGGCTCGAAGTTGATACTTGCTTGGTGACGGCAGCTACACCTTTCTTGAAGAACACTACCCGCAGCGTTAACCAGGCCGGTGTAACCGTTAACCTGCACAGTGCTACTGTGCTAGCGGCGGCTCGGACGGTAGCTAACGCTCAGGATAAGGAGATCGGCTGCACAGTGATAGATATCGGAACCAATACGACCGGTGTGGCAGTTTACGAGGAGGGGGAGGTGTTGCACGCGGCGGTGATACCGGTCGGTGCTGCTCATGTCACGAATGACATCGCGATCGGTTTGCGCACGGAGATCGAGACCGCTGAGGCGATTAAGCTGGAACATGTCGACGCCGACCCCAGAACAGCCCATGCGAATGAAGGCTTCATGGTTAAAGAACTTAACGGCGAGATGTTAAATGTGACTCGAGCGGAGGTGAACGAAATCGCTCAAGCCCGACTGCAGGAACTGTTTGATTTAATCAATCGCGAGTTAGGTAAGGTTAAGCGAGACGGGATGTTACCGGGCGGCGCCTTACTCTGTGGAGGTGGTGCTAACCTTACCGGTATAGCTGAGCTAGCTAAACAGCAGTTGCGTCTGCCCGTACACATAAAGTCTCCACGCGGCTTTTCCGGCATAGTTGATAAGATTCAGAATCCGGAATTCGCTACCGTCATCGGCCTAATGCTTGAGGATATGCAGACCGACCATGCAGCACATTCCACTCTAAACCTGAGCTCAATAGTGGGTAATTTACAGGGGCGCTGGCACGATATCTTCGATCGTTTTCGCTAG